TTGTTTTAAAGCTCTAGCCCAAGTGACTTGTGCATATGTAGCTCTAAGCATGTAGTTAGTGGGCCTATGTAATAGTAAATGTTTGTAGGAACAGAATACTTTAACTTTTTACTTACTAATAGCATGTTACCCAGTATGGAAAACTAACATGCCGTTTCTCATTCAGTATGTTGAGCCACTTATCATTATAGGTTTGATCAGTACTTAGTGTCGTACTTCACTTGAATGTCTTTTTGAAAAGTGTTTGGAAAATATGTACAAGTGGTTGGTTATGCTGCAGTATAGCAGACCTGGGTTATCTGACTTGCAGCCTTGATTGGGGGAGCAAGGGGTGATGCGTGGGCAAGACCCAGAGTGCTGGATCTCGGTTAGCACTGCGGGTTTTTCCACCTGTGGCAGCCAGGTGTCTGAGCAAGAGCCACAGTGCTGGAGACCCAGCAGTATTACGGGAAGAAGCCCGGCACTGGGACTTGTTCCTGGAGCATCCATCAAGCACCCAGGATGCCAGGCCTCTACCCACTGGGTCCTGGACCAGAATGGCGGGGCAAGGGGTGTCTGTGGGCCcagtccagcctgtggactggtcccatgccactcatccagcctgcagtgccagatgagtttgacacccctgatttagtgAGTTGTAGTTATGGATGTTCTCTTTCTCAGGTGTGGCAGATTCGTGTGGACCTGCATTTGTTGAATCATGATGGAAACATTATTGATGCTGCAAGTATAGCAGCAATAGTGGCCTTGTGTCACTTCCGTAGGCCAGATATATCTGTGCAAGGAGAGGAAATTACTGTGGTAAGTTACAATAGGATAGAGGGAATGTGCTAGGATagttaagatttaaaaaaataggtcTTCCTTGTCAGAAGCAACTATATCTGAGATTCTAAATTATTTCAGCTACAGAAGCTCAGAGCTGTTTCAAGCATCCAGTGATAGGAGAGGATACTTGTGTTATCAATAGATTTAGTACAGAGTTTTACCATTTTCAATTTTTAGCAAGATAATTATTGGATAAGGGTGGTAACTTTTTAGCATTAGTTTACTTCTCAACCAAATTAGTAGGATCAAATGGTCTAAAGGTGATAGCTACTTTGACAGGGAATAATAACGAAATAATATGCAGAAAAAGAACACAGATTTATTGAATGTTTAGGTAACTCCAAAGTTTTCTTACCTCTTAGTTTTCTAAAGTACGTAATTCCTTTTGAATTAATCTGTTCTTTACCTAACTACATGCTCTTATTCTTCATtactattttttcctttaaagtacACCCCTGAGGAACGTGATCCTGTCCCCTTGAGTATCCATCACATGCCTATCTGTGTCAGCTTTGCCTTCTTCAAACAAGGGTAAGTTGCAGTTAGGACAGTGGCTGAAATAATATGCTGGAGCCTGCAGAACTAGAATAAAcagagaaatgtttttttttaaatagttgcttcaagaaaatgttttgaaaacaaCCTTTTATCCAAAAAGAGGTAGCGTAAAAAAGGAGGTCTTGTTTGTACTGCACACTATAACATAACTAGTTGAAAAACATGGGATTTGTTTTGATGCAATTAATCTTCTGCTCTTAAGAGTGACCAGTTTTTCTGAAGTTTTAACTGGTGTATTCTGTTTAATAATGGCTATAGGACCTATTTATTGGTGGACCCCAGTGAACGCGAAGAACGTGTAATGGATGGTCTCCTAGTAATAGCTATGAATAAACATCATGAGATTTGTACTATCCAGTCCAGTGGAGGGATAATGCTGTTAAAAGATCAGGTAAATGGCATGTCCTGTAATTAGATTTTCTGTCTGAAGCCTAATGCATGTATGACATACTTcaggtttctcttgctttatgcTGATTCTGTacgtgtgaatttgctcttatccAGTGACCCTTTTCATACCAAAAATGTGTTCTATGCGAGGTAAATTTACTCATTTGCGATccgtgtggtggaagcctgcagtcagctgctgtgTGTGGTGCACTGTGGGGGTGATGccataggtggaggaagaaaaaatttaTTTGGGGGTTCTGAGCCAGGTGGCAGTCAGAGCAGCGACCCCGGGAGCTGTGGGCCATGaaaccacacagcagcagcacctgcagctgctgttcagggcagctggttccagtgcttctggagctgcagctgccccaggagtggtgcGACAGTCAAGGGGGTCAgtgcagtcgaggtcttggaatgtatccctatttgtaaagtgggctccctttatgtgaattcaagttatgcaccagtttccaggaacacatgtacagcataaagtgagggaaacctgtataacaTTTATTGAAACATATGAAGTGTTTTATGTAGAACCATTAAATTGTGAGATTCCATAGCAATTCTATTCGCAGTGCAATTCAGTGTTCACAGTAGTAATGGAAGAATGTGGGAACATGGAAACATTTGTACATGCTAAGTGTTGAAGgttgttttttctctttcatgATCTTGCCCAACATGCCTGGTAATCAAAGAGGATGGGGAAAAAAGGGTTACAACATGGCTTTTTTTGCTGCCTGCCagtcactgccccctgcccccctcttttttagtttaaaaaaaaaaaatgaaaaatttgcaGTCATCTCCAAACTTGGTTGCTTGAATGGAGTTTTGCACAGTTGGGAGATCTGTTTATGAATATTTTATTGTTCTTTTATAAGTCTTCAGAAGAGTAAACTTTATTTCTTGACCTATAACAAATCGCTTACTGATGGCAGACTCCAAAGTGCGACATATGAGAGATGTGCAAGTAGGACAAATGTAATACAAGTCCTTTGCATTCTTAAAATGGCAGCTCGTTCTACTTACAATTTAATAATTGCCATATAGCTCTACCTACTCTCTATGTGAACCCAGTACTAGAGGAAATATGCTTTATGCCTAATCAAGAAAATGGCTGCTTTCCAATTTAAAGGTTGCTGAGGAGGCTACTTTTTGAACATCCTGACTAAAGTGCTGAGGTGTTGGTTTCTAGCAGCGTGCAAAAGTAGAGTAAACTTTACATATTTGGAAACAAATAGGTTTTTCATTTACTTTAAGCAGAAAGTTATTTCTGGCTTGATTTCATGAGGCTGAGCTGTCAATcctaattaaattatttaaaaactaCACACAGGTTCTGAGATGCAGTAAAATAACTGGTGTTAAGGTTGCGGAGATCACAGAACTCATTCAGAAGGCCTTGGAGAATGACCGGAAAGTTAGGTGAGGCTTAAATAATACAGTGTATTAGAAGTTATTACTTTATGGTTCCCCGTTCTCTGTCAAGGAGAAGCTATGTAACCAAAATGAGTCATGCTCATTAATACTTTGATTTTCTGTGGCTTGGTCTGCCAAGAAAGCCTTACTGAAACAGCTGTTTCAGCCATAGGTTCTATCATGTACACAAGCCATGTGTGGTTTTTGGAAGAGGAGAAGCTCAACCATTTAAGAGTAAATAGCCACGTGTAAAAGCACTGCTGTTTTCAATGTGACACCACTAGGGAGGCCTTGACACCCACCTTCCCAATTCTTGGCTGAGTGCCTGAGCCCCTAAACTGGGAACATAGTAGTTAAATTTAATCACTTACCTAAAACGTGACCATTTTTATGCAATGGTTTTGTACCCTGCTGTTTTAGATCACAGCTTTGTACGTAGTGAAGGTTTTTTTTATGACAATTTTAAATGTgaaacttactgaaattgttaTGGTTGTAGAAAGGAAGGTGGAAAGTGTGGCTTTGCAGAATCTATACCAAATCAAAAGATTACTGCATTCAAAATGGAACGAGCTCCTGTGGATGCTAATGATGTGGAAGAGCAAGCTGAAGAAATCATCATGAAGGCTGATCCTCCTTTGGATGTGTATCTTTTTATGGTATCATTTGTTATAGTGAGCAGTTGTGGCCTTTTCACTTGCAGCTTCTTGAAACACACACAACATTCTGACTTCTTCATTTCTTAGAAGATTGTATTATGGCAACTGCAGAAGCCTTTAGGTAAAAGAATCCGTCTTGTTAATCTGCTTATCAAGGATATGAGAATTTGCCTCTGGAACTTTTTTCTGCTTCCCTTTTTCATTACTATCCCTACTACTTTCTTATTTTTCAGCTAAGGAGACTTTGCAgcactttatagattcatagatgttagggttggaagggacctcaatagatcatcgagtccgaccccatgcataggcaggaaagagtgctgggttatAGTTATTCACTTCTCTTCCAAGCTTCAGCAAGGTGTCACTCAAGGGTAACCTGAAATCCTTAGAGGAGCATGTTGCTTTTGCAGTACAGAGGGGAAAAGCAGCACCTCCATTCCCAGCTATTTCCGATGGATGGATATTAGCTGCAAAGGGGATCACTTGTTTACCCCAATGTGCATAAATTTAGCATTTTATTTGGTCAGCCATTGGGGATACTTCCAGCATGCTGATTTGCCACTGCTTCATCATGTTCACACTGTCTTTGGTGTTCAGCACACATTCTTTATATATCTGCATGTTGGTCTTCTGGTAAGTTTAAGGACTGTCTGGCCTGCTTTTATAAATGAGCACAGAGAAAGAGTCTGTTAATTCCTGGAGTTGGTCTTAACTAGTTCAGTTTTGCCAAACCAATATTGTGGACCCCTGGAACAGCCCAAATTGGAGAAGGAGTAGAGAACTCCTGGGGGGAACTTGAAGAATctgagagaggggaagaggaagatgatGACAATGATCCTGACACTTTGGAGGAtccaaaaatggaaatggaagatGTAAGCATTGTGAGCAAGACTAAGAAAGGTTAGTATCTGCTTAAGTTGTGACACGAATGAAAACCTCACTCCTGTTTTAACTATAGTATATTTGAGGCTGTTCACTTCAGCAGCAAGAAAAATcatcccagggaaacaaatgtatTCAAATTACCTTGTGATCTCAGTG
This genomic window from Alligator mississippiensis isolate rAllMis1 chromosome 2, rAllMis1, whole genome shotgun sequence contains:
- the EXOSC9 gene encoding exosome complex component RRP45 isoform X2, with amino-acid sequence MKETPLSNCEKRFLLRAIEERKRLDGRQSYDYRNVRVSFGTDYGCCVVELGKTRVLGQVSCELVAPKPNRATEGILFFNLELSPMASPAFELGRQSELLVKLNRLLERCLRNSKCIDTESLCVVAGEKVWQIRVDLHLLNHDGNIIDAASIAAIVALCHFRRPDISVQGEEITVYTPEERDPVPLSIHHMPICVSFAFFKQGTYLLVDPSEREERVMDGLLVIAMNKHHEICTIQSSGGIMLLKDQVLRCSKITGVKVAEITELIQKALENDRKVRKEGGKCGFAESIPNQKITAFKMERAPVDANDVEEQAEEIIMKADPPLDVYLFMFCQTNIVDPWNSPNWRRSRELLGGT
- the EXOSC9 gene encoding exosome complex component RRP45 isoform X1 codes for the protein MKETPLSNCEKRFLLRAIEERKRLDGRQSYDYRNVRVSFGTDYGCCVVELGKTRVLGQVSCELVAPKPNRATEGILFFNLELSPMASPAFELGRQSELLVKLNRLLERCLRNSKCIDTESLCVVAGEKVWQIRVDLHLLNHDGNIIDAASIAAIVALCHFRRPDISVQGEEITVYTPEERDPVPLSIHHMPICVSFAFFKQGTYLLVDPSEREERVMDGLLVIAMNKHHEICTIQSSGGIMLLKDQVLRCSKITGVKVAEITELIQKALENDRKVRKEGGKCGFAESIPNQKITAFKMERAPVDANDVEEQAEEIIMKADPPLDVFAKPILWTPGTAQIGEGVENSWGELEESERGEEEDDDNDPDTLEDPKMEMEDVSIVSKTKKDDTIVLSDSEEEEVVILKPEKVPKKTRTPTSSKQENSSKKVSNKKRKKKRVSY